A genomic stretch from Methylorubrum extorquens includes:
- a CDS encoding cyanase (fragment): MVYGTTWKELIQEEFGDGIMSAIDFNMTMEREPNNKGDRVKMNLSGKCLPYKYYGNEDGVPEYGFKEP, from the coding sequence ATGGTCTACGGCACCACCTGGAAAGAGCTGATCCAGGAGGAGTTCGGCGACGGCATCATGTCGGCGATCGACTTCAACATGACGATGGAGCGCGAGCCTAACAACAAGGGCGACCGGGTGAAGATGAATCTTTCCGGCAAGTGTCTGCCCTACAAGTATTACGGCAATGAGGACGGCGTGCCGGAATACGGCTTCAAGGAGCCGTAG
- a CDS encoding conserved exported protein of unknown function (Evidence 4 : Unknown function but conserved in other organisms): MRRAFTHASGLSLALLLVSAAATSGEFTDPATGFSVTVPDGFAIRPPRQDPNHETLVDIVSLTGQPPVAGRSEALCAAGFRRNPKGAIASQDALNALPALRNRVAEARQILNGQGLETETVEPIHSRDFAGFEIVSIPTTGPDHRNVRIYMAIMDRVIGRTDIVCATTKQALPSALPVFRAIRDGTRPPTR, translated from the coding sequence ATGAGGCGGGCTTTCACCCACGCGTCCGGATTGTCCCTCGCTCTTTTGCTCGTCAGCGCTGCCGCGACCAGCGGCGAGTTCACGGATCCGGCGACAGGCTTCTCGGTGACCGTGCCGGACGGCTTCGCCATCCGACCGCCGCGCCAGGACCCCAACCACGAAACCCTGGTCGACATCGTTAGCCTGACCGGGCAGCCGCCGGTCGCGGGACGCAGCGAAGCGCTTTGTGCGGCCGGGTTCAGACGGAATCCGAAGGGCGCGATTGCCTCACAGGACGCGTTGAACGCCCTGCCGGCCCTTCGAAACCGGGTCGCCGAAGCCCGACAGATTCTGAATGGTCAAGGCCTGGAGACGGAGACCGTCGAGCCGATCCATAGCCGCGACTTCGCCGGGTTCGAGATCGTCTCAATCCCGACGACCGGGCCCGACCACCGCAACGTCCGCATCTACATGGCGATCATGGACCGCGTCATCGGCCGAACGGACATCGTCTGCGCGACGACGAAGCAGGCTCTGCCGAGCGCGCTGCCGGTTTTTCGCGCGATACGCGACGGCACGCGTCCGCCCACACGGTAG
- a CDS encoding conserved exported protein of unknown function (Evidence 4 : Unknown function but conserved in other organisms) — translation MFAAAFLSIALLFAAFITTDDTRAADGEKTVLGGLLSKALSTPSSQVTIGAVDGALSSDATIRDVVISDSDGPWLKLDRARLVWRRLALLSGRLEVDTLEIGRLEVLRKPVPGPTPAEAEPDGSLLPDLPVRVEIKSFALAELVLGESVAGQPARLAGEGKATLGNPSEGLDVSADFRRLDAAGRFIARLLFVPKGERLEVKASLVEPEGGLLSKAANLPGTPPINFDLDGRGTLDSFNARLDFDAGPEIGAKGGARLSRIGTDRRLSLDLTSRIEGLVPGPAAAIFSGETKLDGGMAFSDTGSFRIDRLDLASRTARLAIGGTLTADRVADFTISARAVPTEGGVTKAADAELDTLVFDGSLKGPLSAPRVKGNLKAAGLRTSESSLERVDAVLNVEPTGADKAQRFSITADAAMDGLRLADPALRRAVGSRAKLTLRAAAGSDGVLDVTTLTVESDTVRAAYAGRIGQNTLAGTLEAALSDVGAFSGIAGRTLAGRLDAKAILSGDPARKALSADLDLRGGGLVLGEATADRLVGRAPSLTGRVSQTYDGYGFERLRFQGAGFVATLQGQANAKTADVAARVDLKNLSAFDERLSGPASADARLTGSLLKPAVTAALRAPEVTANGRPIRDLRLDAALNDLRDALDGTLRITGDIASKPLRAEAHIARPNRSDYALDRLAFALGSVAADGQTVVNADSLLAEGALTVRAGDLGDLSPLALAPMGGSLDAAVTLSRAGGRQDATIRATGTSLRYDTFGLAKLDADLTGRDLRAHPVIDGHADVARLVAVGQSIDTVRLTANGTAAASDITLTAQARGFALDGAARLIPAERTRIEIARFSAQRGGDRLALAGPAAITLDGGSALIENLVVAAGSGRVSVQGRAGSDLNLKLGIRALPLSLARIASPSLALSGTLEGEADLRGTAARPEGRYALTVAGLVTPETRKAGLPPITARASGRLGDGAASIDGRVSAGRGADVTVTGTVPVEAGGGLNLRARGNLDAALANSMLSASGQRVAGRIVLDAGVTGTVAAPKVEGSATLSGGSLTDPINGIRITDIQGRVTGRGDTIVIERLTAATRNGGRLSVDGRVAVEPASGFPGTLRITADRAELVSSPLMTAVSSLNLALSGPLARKPVIKGRVDVVSIDVSVPDRLPATVQPLPGIRRVNVTPEVRERLAKRAERRAQIEAAGRRKKAAPPFDAGLDVIVSAPSRIFVRGRGIDAELGGELHVTGSSRDPQANGDFSLRRGVFSLGGQRLDFTRGRVFFAGDIAQPDLDFAAETKAADVTARVAVTGPAAQPVFALSSDPSLPQDEILSRILFKKAAAGLSAFQALQLAQAVAQLSGGAGGPDVFEAARKGLGLDSLDVSTGASGGPAVGASRYINDRISVGVKAGAKPADTAATINYDVTRRIKLNGEAGSDGRTSVGVGAEWEW, via the coding sequence ATGTTTGCAGCCGCCTTCCTGTCGATCGCACTGCTTTTTGCCGCCTTCATCACCACCGACGACACCCGCGCCGCCGATGGCGAGAAGACGGTGCTCGGCGGCCTCCTGTCGAAGGCGCTCTCGACGCCCTCGTCGCAGGTCACGATCGGCGCCGTCGACGGCGCCCTGTCCTCGGACGCCACGATCCGCGACGTGGTCATCAGCGATTCCGACGGCCCGTGGCTGAAGCTCGACCGCGCCCGCCTGGTCTGGCGGCGCCTCGCCCTGCTGTCCGGCCGGCTCGAAGTCGACACCTTGGAGATCGGCCGTCTCGAAGTGCTGCGCAAGCCGGTGCCCGGCCCGACGCCGGCCGAGGCCGAGCCCGATGGCAGCCTGCTGCCGGACCTGCCGGTGAGGGTCGAGATCAAGAGCTTCGCGCTGGCCGAACTGGTGCTGGGCGAGAGCGTCGCCGGCCAGCCGGCACGGCTCGCGGGTGAGGGCAAGGCCACGCTCGGCAACCCCTCCGAAGGTCTCGATGTCAGCGCGGATTTCCGCCGCCTCGACGCGGCCGGGCGCTTCATCGCCCGCCTCCTGTTCGTGCCCAAGGGCGAGCGCCTGGAGGTGAAGGCAAGCCTCGTCGAGCCGGAGGGCGGGCTGCTCTCGAAGGCGGCAAACCTTCCCGGCACGCCGCCGATCAACTTCGACCTCGATGGTCGCGGCACCCTCGATTCCTTCAACGCCCGGCTCGACTTCGACGCCGGTCCGGAGATCGGCGCGAAAGGCGGCGCGCGCCTCTCGCGCATCGGCACCGACCGGCGCCTGAGCCTCGACCTGACCTCGCGCATCGAGGGCCTCGTGCCGGGCCCGGCCGCGGCGATCTTCTCCGGCGAAACCAAGCTCGACGGCGGCATGGCCTTCTCCGATACGGGGTCGTTCCGCATCGACCGGCTCGATCTCGCATCGCGCACCGCACGGCTCGCGATCGGCGGCACCCTCACCGCAGATCGGGTCGCGGATTTCACGATCTCGGCGCGCGCGGTCCCGACCGAGGGCGGCGTCACCAAGGCAGCGGATGCCGAATTGGACACGCTCGTCTTCGACGGCAGCTTGAAGGGGCCGCTCTCGGCGCCGCGGGTGAAGGGCAACCTCAAGGCGGCCGGGCTTCGCACCAGCGAATCGAGCCTGGAGCGGGTCGATGCCGTTCTGAACGTCGAGCCGACGGGCGCCGACAAGGCGCAGCGCTTCAGCATCACCGCCGATGCGGCCATGGACGGCCTTCGCCTCGCTGATCCGGCCCTGCGCCGCGCTGTCGGCAGCCGGGCCAAGCTGACCCTGCGCGCCGCCGCCGGCTCGGACGGCGTCCTGGACGTCACGACCCTGACCGTCGAATCCGATACGGTCCGCGCCGCCTATGCCGGACGGATCGGGCAGAACACGCTGGCCGGCACGCTCGAGGCGGCTTTGTCCGATGTCGGCGCTTTCTCGGGCATCGCGGGCCGGACCCTCGCCGGCCGTCTCGATGCCAAGGCGATCCTGAGCGGTGATCCCGCCCGCAAGGCTCTCTCTGCCGACCTCGACCTGCGCGGCGGCGGTCTCGTGCTCGGCGAGGCAACCGCCGACCGGCTCGTCGGCCGCGCTCCGTCACTCACGGGACGGGTCTCGCAGACCTATGACGGCTACGGTTTCGAACGCCTGCGCTTCCAGGGCGCGGGGTTCGTCGCCACCCTCCAGGGACAGGCGAACGCCAAGACCGCGGACGTGGCCGCCCGCGTCGATCTCAAGAACCTCTCTGCCTTCGATGAGCGCCTGTCCGGGCCGGCGAGCGCCGATGCGCGGCTGACGGGCTCCCTGCTCAAGCCGGCCGTCACCGCCGCGCTCCGCGCACCGGAGGTGACCGCCAACGGGCGTCCAATCCGGGATTTGCGCCTCGACGCGGCGCTGAACGACCTTCGCGACGCCCTCGACGGCACCCTGCGCATAACCGGCGACATCGCCAGCAAGCCGCTGCGGGCCGAGGCCCATATCGCCCGACCGAACCGGAGCGACTACGCCCTCGACCGGCTCGCCTTCGCCCTCGGTTCCGTCGCGGCGGACGGGCAGACCGTCGTCAATGCCGATAGCCTCCTCGCCGAGGGCGCCTTGACGGTCCGTGCCGGCGATCTCGGCGACCTGTCGCCGCTCGCGCTTGCGCCCATGGGCGGCAGCCTCGACGCGGCGGTGACCCTCTCCCGCGCGGGCGGGCGCCAGGACGCGACGATCCGCGCCACGGGCACCAGCCTGCGCTACGACACGTTCGGCCTTGCCAAGCTCGACGCGGATCTCACCGGCCGCGACCTGCGAGCCCATCCGGTCATCGACGGCCATGCCGACGTCGCGCGGCTCGTAGCAGTTGGCCAGAGCATCGATACGGTGCGACTCACTGCCAACGGCACCGCGGCGGCAAGCGACATCACCCTCACCGCCCAGGCTCGCGGCTTCGCCCTCGACGGTGCCGCGCGGCTGATCCCGGCCGAGCGCACGCGGATCGAGATTGCCCGGTTCTCGGCGCAGCGCGGCGGCGACCGTCTGGCGCTGGCCGGACCCGCGGCGATCACCCTCGACGGTGGCTCGGCGCTGATCGAGAATCTGGTGGTCGCCGCCGGCTCCGGCCGGGTCAGCGTGCAGGGGCGGGCCGGGTCCGATCTCAACCTCAAGCTCGGCATCCGTGCCCTGCCGCTGTCGCTCGCGCGGATCGCGAGCCCGAGCCTTGCCTTGTCCGGCACGCTGGAGGGCGAGGCCGACCTGCGCGGGACCGCCGCGCGGCCGGAGGGGCGTTACGCCCTCACCGTCGCCGGCCTCGTGACGCCCGAAACCCGCAAGGCCGGCCTGCCGCCGATCACCGCGCGGGCGAGCGGCCGGCTCGGTGACGGCGCGGCCAGCATCGACGGGCGGGTCTCGGCCGGGCGCGGCGCCGACGTGACCGTGACGGGTACCGTGCCGGTCGAGGCCGGCGGCGGCCTGAATCTCCGCGCCCGCGGCAACCTCGACGCGGCGCTCGCCAACTCAATGCTGAGCGCGAGCGGGCAGCGGGTTGCCGGCCGTATCGTGCTCGATGCGGGCGTGACCGGCACGGTCGCGGCGCCGAAGGTGGAAGGCTCGGCGACGCTTTCGGGGGGCAGCCTCACCGATCCGATCAACGGCATCCGCATCACCGACATCCAGGGCCGCGTGACGGGCCGCGGCGACACCATCGTCATCGAGCGCCTGACCGCGGCGACCCGCAATGGCGGGCGCCTCTCCGTGGACGGGCGCGTCGCCGTCGAACCGGCTTCCGGCTTTCCCGGCACGCTCCGCATCACCGCCGACCGGGCCGAACTGGTGTCGAGCCCGCTGATGACGGCGGTGTCGAGCCTCAACCTCGCCCTGTCGGGGCCGCTGGCCCGCAAGCCGGTGATCAAGGGCCGGGTCGATGTCGTCTCCATCGACGTCTCGGTGCCCGACCGCCTGCCCGCCACGGTGCAGCCGCTTCCGGGCATCCGCCGGGTGAATGTGACGCCTGAAGTGCGCGAGCGCCTCGCCAAGCGGGCCGAGCGCAGGGCGCAGATCGAGGCGGCCGGCCGCCGGAAGAAGGCGGCCCCGCCCTTCGATGCCGGTCTCGACGTGATCGTGAGCGCGCCGAGCCGCATCTTCGTGCGCGGGCGCGGCATCGACGCGGAACTCGGCGGCGAGTTGCACGTCACCGGTTCCTCGCGCGACCCCCAGGCCAACGGCGACTTCTCCCTGCGCCGCGGCGTGTTCAGCCTCGGCGGCCAGCGCCTCGACTTCACCCGCGGCCGGGTGTTCTTTGCCGGTGACATCGCCCAGCCCGACCTCGACTTCGCCGCCGAGACCAAGGCCGCCGACGTCACCGCCCGCGTCGCGGTCACCGGCCCCGCGGCGCAGCCCGTCTTCGCGCTCTCCTCCGATCCCAGCCTGCCGCAGGACGAGATCCTCTCGCGCATCCTGTTCAAGAAGGCGGCGGCCGGGCTCTCGGCGTTCCAGGCGCTGCAACTGGCCCAGGCCGTGGCGCAGCTCTCCGGCGGGGCCGGGGGGCCCGACGTGTTCGAGGCGGCCCGCAAGGGGCTCGGCCTCGACAGCCTCGATGTCTCGACGGGCGCGAGCGGCGGCCCGGCGGTCGGCGCCTCGCGCTACATCAACGACCGCATCAGCGTCGGCGTGAAAGCTGGCGCCAAGCCCGCCGACACCGCCGCGACGATCAACTACGACGTGACGCGGCGGATCAAGCTGAACGGCGAGGCCGGCAGCGACGGCCGCACCTCGGTCGGCGTCGGCGCGGAATGGGAGTGGTAG
- a CDS encoding conserved protein of unknown function; putative outer membrane protein precursor (Evidence 4 : Unknown function but conserved in other organisms; Product type m : membrane component): MHVRMNCLLRSPVFGGVLLSVATLVLLPRPAAAFDLFGLFGSEEEPPAPSATALPYSLRFTGTDDSDILRALQDTSTLYRLRQEAPPDGEGLVRRAEADLRRLTDVLSGYGYYQGTVSIRVDGVPVGGEASLVAAARVAENARARTLVPVKIAVDLGPAYTLRTVNVLDPRGRPFSEEVLPERFTRTGDDVPARSATVLAREAKIVDRFRALGHPFAKAVTRDPVVDDAAHVMDVTFTIDPGPMAGLGEVSVKATDGIDPAMIRSFIYSEPGDPYSPKAVSDIRRSVARIEGLGAVRVREGESLNAQGNLPIFVEVSERERNLIGVSARYSTVDGPGVRAYYANRNLWGGGETLRLDADIYYLGLGYDPFATQRKLAGIDTTGLGGRLSATFVKPALGGTRNDLLANLFVTREVQQSYFVDAAGASVAVRHRFSDTFSAQIGLDGQVGRSKDAIGTVDYRLIGVPVSVTYDSTDSLLDPTEGFRVIASAAPYPGFLGSDPGIFVAKAQGSTYYALDDEAKYVLAGRVGFGSVSGARLDEIPDNFRFFAGGGGSVRGFAFRTLGPRGPFNLPIGGRSLLEASIEARIKITDTIGIVPFFDAGTAFASTLPDFDERIRKAAGIGLRYYTGIGPIRADLAFPLDRIKGNRELPAALYISLGQAF; encoded by the coding sequence ATGCATGTCCGGATGAACTGCCTGCTGCGTTCGCCGGTCTTTGGTGGCGTTCTTCTGAGTGTCGCGACCCTGGTCCTTCTGCCGCGACCGGCGGCTGCCTTCGACCTGTTCGGCTTGTTCGGGTCGGAAGAGGAGCCGCCGGCTCCGAGCGCGACGGCACTGCCTTATAGCCTGCGATTCACCGGCACCGACGATTCGGACATCCTTCGGGCGCTGCAGGACACCTCGACCCTCTACCGCCTGCGCCAGGAGGCGCCGCCGGACGGCGAGGGGCTGGTGCGGCGCGCCGAGGCCGATCTGCGCCGCCTGACCGATGTGCTCTCCGGTTACGGCTATTATCAGGGCACCGTTTCGATCCGCGTCGATGGAGTCCCGGTCGGCGGCGAGGCCTCGCTGGTTGCCGCCGCACGGGTCGCCGAGAACGCACGCGCGCGCACGCTGGTGCCGGTCAAGATCGCGGTCGATCTTGGTCCCGCCTACACCCTGCGCACCGTCAACGTCCTCGACCCTCGCGGCCGTCCGTTCTCGGAGGAGGTGCTGCCTGAGCGCTTCACCCGGACCGGCGACGACGTTCCGGCCCGCTCGGCGACCGTGCTCGCCCGCGAGGCGAAGATCGTCGATCGCTTCCGCGCCCTTGGCCACCCCTTCGCCAAGGCCGTGACGCGCGATCCTGTCGTCGACGATGCGGCCCACGTCATGGACGTGACCTTCACCATCGATCCCGGACCGATGGCGGGCCTCGGCGAGGTGTCGGTGAAGGCGACCGACGGCATCGATCCGGCGATGATCCGCTCGTTCATCTATTCCGAGCCCGGCGATCCCTACTCGCCGAAGGCGGTCTCTGACATCCGTCGCTCGGTCGCCCGCATCGAGGGCCTCGGCGCGGTCCGCGTGCGCGAGGGCGAGAGCCTCAATGCGCAGGGCAATCTGCCGATCTTCGTCGAGGTGAGCGAGCGCGAGCGCAACCTCATCGGCGTCTCGGCGCGCTACTCCACCGTCGATGGGCCGGGCGTGCGCGCCTACTATGCCAACCGCAACCTCTGGGGCGGCGGCGAGACGCTGCGGCTCGATGCCGACATCTACTATCTCGGCCTCGGCTACGATCCGTTCGCGACCCAGCGCAAGCTCGCTGGCATCGACACGACCGGCCTTGGCGGACGCCTCTCGGCGACCTTCGTGAAGCCGGCGCTCGGCGGCACCCGCAACGACCTGCTGGCGAACCTCTTCGTGACCCGCGAGGTGCAGCAGAGTTACTTCGTGGACGCGGCCGGGGCCTCGGTCGCGGTCCGCCACCGCTTCTCCGATACGTTCTCGGCCCAGATCGGCCTCGACGGACAGGTCGGCCGCTCGAAGGATGCCATCGGCACCGTCGATTACCGGCTGATCGGCGTGCCGGTCTCGGTAACCTACGACTCCACCGACAGCCTGCTCGACCCCACCGAGGGCTTCCGGGTGATCGCCTCGGCCGCGCCCTATCCCGGCTTCCTCGGCTCGGATCCCGGCATCTTCGTCGCGAAGGCCCAGGGCTCGACCTACTACGCGCTCGATGACGAGGCGAAATACGTGCTCGCCGGGCGCGTCGGCTTCGGCTCGGTCTCCGGCGCGCGGCTCGACGAGATCCCCGACAATTTCCGCTTTTTTGCCGGTGGCGGCGGCTCGGTCCGCGGCTTTGCCTTCCGCACGCTGGGCCCCCGAGGACCGTTCAATCTGCCGATCGGCGGGCGTAGCCTGCTGGAGGCCTCGATCGAGGCCCGCATCAAGATCACCGACACGATCGGCATCGTGCCGTTCTTCGACGCGGGCACCGCCTTCGCCTCGACGCTGCCGGATTTCGATGAGCGTATCCGCAAGGCGGCGGGCATCGGCCTGCGCTACTACACCGGCATCGGTCCGATCCGCGCCGACCTCGCTTTCCCGCTCGATCGGATCAAGGGAAACCGCGAGCTGCCGGCCGCCCTGTATATCAGCCTCGGACAGGCGTTCTGA